A window from Temnothorax longispinosus isolate EJ_2023e chromosome 1, Tlon_JGU_v1, whole genome shotgun sequence encodes these proteins:
- the LOC139810401 gene encoding uncharacterized protein, translated as MSHDSHVEDSQRWIDQVMARIIENLGLDVDKARYEISKSINFLVTTIYYVRLQFKNKENDQNEELSMVLKRPTKNFIHIGRIDFQFDNEILFYQTYVQPNEMHFYARCYYAEKRSPTDFVIALENVNERGYHSCSYPHNAPFEYTLAAMRELGRFHGKGYVMKELQREKFFDVVARLQEPRYAKGYVMEACFNVTATRSLEYLRRQGYDAAFCDRMEAILTNAFDEVMMKIIKPLEPLATMCHGDFLLNNILFKADEGGRYRAMLIDFALIRYSTPVVDLSTYFYNCCWNEEIREKFFDIMRAYHDALMEYLLDAGVQDIEKYSYNALLDDFRRGALFGFIVVSQFLPAILGYLKLEAIVQDTISLGALGYAKKHKYDGGDEVCKILADILLHLRDLGCLKHIL; from the coding sequence ATGTCCCACGACTCCCACGTCGAAGATTCTCAGAGATGGATCGACCAGGTGATGGCGAGGATTATCGAGAATCTTGGATTGGACGTTGACAAAGCTCGATACGAAATCTCCAAATCTATCAACTTTCTAGTGACAACCATATATTACGTACGCCTGCAgtttaagaataaagaaaacgaTCAGAACGAGGAATTGTCTATGGTGCTAAAGAGACCCACGAAGAACTTCATCCACATAGGTCGCATCGATTTTCAATTTGACAACGAGATTCTGTTCTATCAAACGTACGTCCAACCGAACGAGATGCATTTTTACGCAAGATGTTACTACGCCGAAAAACGGTCGCCCACCGATTTCGTGATCGCCCTGGAGAACGTTAACGAACGAGGATATCATTCTTGCTCGTACCCACACAACGCTCCTTTCGAGTACACGTTGGCAGCGATGCGCGAGTTAGGACGATTTCACGGTAAAGGGTACGTCATGAAGGAACTGCAGCGGGAAAAGTTCTTCGATGTCGTGGCGCGACTGCAAGAGCCTAGATACGCGAAAGGATACGTGATGGAAGCTTGTTTCAATGTTACGGCGACGCGATCGCTGGAATATCTCCGCAGACAAGGCTACGATGCAGCTTTCTGCGACAGGATGGAAGCCATCCTTACGAACGCGTTTGACGAAGTGATGATGAAGATAATAAAGCCGCTTGAACCTCTGGCCACGATGTGCCACGGCGACTTTCTATTGAACAACATTCTCTTCAAGGCGGATGAGGGTGGACGATATCGCGCGATGCTGATCGATTTCGCGCTTATTAGATATTCGACGCCCGTCGTCGATCTCTCCACGTATTTCTACAACTGTTGCTGGAATGAAGAGATACGAGAGAAATTTTTCGACATCATGCGGGCTTATCACGACGCGCTGATGGAGTATTTGCTGGACGCTGGCGTTCAAGACATTgagaaatattcatataacgcTCTGTTGGACGATTTTAGGAGGGGCGCTCTCTTCGGTTTTATTGTCGTATCCCAATTTTTACCGGCAATATTGGGATATCTCAAACTAGAAGCGATAGTACAAGACACAATTAGTCTAGGCGCGTTGGGATATGCAAAGAAGCATAAATATGACGGCGGAGACGAAGTATGTAAAATACTTGCTGATATATTGCTGCATCTGAGAGATCTTGGCTgcttgaaacatattttataa
- the LOC139817683 gene encoding aminopeptidase N-like produces MEILKLLLHIGLILATVMGYIIADDPKYIYRLPLHAIPVDYNISLIIPDLKEGNTFHGETSVTVNIVYASFYISLHSQELEINKTATTLINDSIIYKPTAHTYDDETNILTLHFENELYRGNYTLNMKFAGNFSQGGFLGNGFMKIPYEEGNSTLAATCLMPNNARRMFPCWDEPAIKAYFMISVMHRQEYRVLSNWPIREKYNVENGMMWTHFDRTFTMSAYLVGIVIVSNFVRIGNAGQPVSVWCKSSLTSQARFMHSIAEKITPLLEEYTNRTKGVPKIDHVMIPNYPVDGMEDWGIIIYEESKVVYDESKDPTFRRRKVASLVAHEITHQWFGNFITPSWWSDLWLSEGFAVFFQEYFLNKIFEDWRTMDLLVTGPIHESLSLDIGLMDSIKLNLHNLDHGTLFGNEVYKKAPAILRMLYHVVGDEVFRKGITKYFVTKQYMAVTSDNLWSAIQSAKNEASWVPHMRDQKFKIKEVMDTWITQNRYPVLYVTINYETGEMYITQQCVRATECINNKWWIPISYTDQSFLAFSNTMPNNWLKPDETLRVQINTRGWIIVNLQQTAYCRVHYDITNLERIIRYLNSEKYTKIHVLNRAQIIDDAFAFLLENQLDSSVFMSLINYLRRERDYVAWRPMFRILAQFFNYFSLPESKSFKSHMVEIFDGVLQHVGYEENPDDDDITKMLRLDALKWACIVGHVECKRRAAVKLSEHLADPDTHKVPQWWQDWTYCFGLAVANRTTWDKMMELYQRTSDKKLWKTLNCAENPDNIINYLNITATNTTLFSNLEHAFIFNFILQNHARNDLVLDYILTKFDNIKPRLFPTSLTIKNIISNVFSNEQISKVKRFAETYFSQDPNALSSIIKLIENRKNNLKESVDIFTKRFGRNQT; encoded by the exons ATGGAAATCTTAAAATTGTTACTACATATCGGCCTAATATTGGCCACAGTCATGGGCTATATTATCGCTGATGATCCAAAATATATCTATCGTTTACCCTTACACGCAATACCAGTTGATTATAACATTAGTCTGATTATTCCGGATCTCAAAGAAGGCAACACTTTTCACGGTGAAACCAGTGTCACCGTCAACATTGTTTACGCATCCTTTTACATAAGCTTGCACTCgcaagaattagaaataaataaaacggcGACAACGTTGATAAACGACTCTATAATCTATAAACCGACAGCACATACTTATGACGATGAAACGAATATATTGACGCTACATTTCGAGAATGAATTGTATCGCGGTAATTACACCCTGAACATGAAGTTTGCTGGTAATTTTTCTCAGGGTGGTTTTCTAGGCAATGGTTTTATGAAAATTCCATACGAGGAAGGAAACAGCAC GTTGGCTGCAACGTGCCTCATGCCAAATAATGCCAGACGAATGTTTCCATGTTGGGACGAGCCAGCGATAAAAGCTTATTTCATGATCTCCGTGATGCATCGTCAAGAATACAGGGTATTGTCGAATTGGCCGATACGAGAAAAGTACAATGTAGAAAATGGCATGATGTGGACACACTTTGATCGCACTTTTACAATGTCCGCTTATCTCGTGGGAATTGTGATTGTATCTAATTTCGTTCGCATTGGAAACGCGGGCCAGCCCGTGTCTGTGTGGTGCAAATCGTCTTTGACATCACAAGCAAGATTCATGCACAGTATTGCCGAAAAGATCACGCCGCTCTTGGAGGAGTATACCAATAGAACCAAAGGGGTACCGAAAATAGATCACGTCATGATACCAAATTATCCCGTCGACGGCATGGAAGATTGGGGAATCATTATTTACGa GGAATCAAAAGTTGTCTACGATGAAAGCAAAGATCCCACATTTCGGAGAAGGAAAGTAGCATCGTTAGTAGCACATGAAATCACACATCAGTGGTTCGGCAATTTTATCACCCCATCTTGGTGGTCTGACCTGTGGTTAAGCGAGGGATTTGCTGTGTTTTTCCAGGAGTATTTCCTCAACAag ATATTTGAAGACTGGCGGACAATGGATTTACTCGTTACTGGGCCCATACACGAGTCTCTTTCTTTAGATATTGGCTTAATGGATTCTATTAAATTGAACCTTCACAACTTGGATCATGGCACACTCTTTGGTAAtgaagtttataaaaaag CTCCAGCTATACTGCGCATGTTATATCATGTAGTGGGCGATGAGGTATTTCGAAAGGGTATCACCAAGTACTTTGTTACAAA aCAATATATGGCGGTCACTTCCGATAATTTGTGGAGCGCCATACAAAGTGCTAAAAACGAAGCTTCTTGGGTCCCTCATATGCGAgatcaaaaattcaaaataaaagaagtgaTGGATACATGGATAACCCAAAATCGTTATCCTGTGCTGTATGTGacgataaattatgaaactgGTGAAATGTATATAACACAACAATGTGTCCGCGCAACAGaatgtatcaataataaatggTGGATACCCATATCCTACACTGACCAGAGTTTTCTGGCTTTTTCCAATACCATGCCCAATAATTGGTTAAAACCAGACGAAACTCTTCGAGTGCAAATCAATACAAGAGGTTGGATTATCGTCAATCTACAACAAACtg CATACTGTCGTGTCCATTATGATATTACAAATCTGGAAAGAATCATACGTTACTTGAATTCTGAGAAATACACGAAAATACACGTTCTCAATCGTGCTCAAATTATCGATGATGCGTTTGCCTTTTTGCTGGAGAATCAATTAGATAGCTCTGTATTCATGAGTCTTATAAACTACCtaagacgagagagagattatGTGGCATGGCGTCCAATGTTCCGAATTTTAGCacagttttttaattacttttcactgCCAGAGAGCAAAAGTTTCAAG TCACACATGGTAGAAATCTTTGATGGAGTTCTTCAGCATGTGGGATACGAAGAAAATCCTGATGATGATGATATCACAAAGATGCTAAGGCTAGATGCCCTGAAATGGGCATGTATCGTCGGTCACGTAGAATGTAAGAGAAGGGCCGCTGTTAAATTGAGCGAACATCTCGCGGATCCTGATACTCACAA AGTTCCACAATGGTGGCAAGATTGGACGTACTGCTTTGGTTTAGCGGTAGCTAACAGGACTACTTGGGATAAAATGATGGAACTATATCAGCGAACATCTGATAAGAAACTTTGGAAAACATTGAATTGTGCTGAAAATCCTGATAACATTATCAACTATTTGAATATTACAGCAACAAATACTACATTATTTAGCAATCTGGAGCATGCATTTATCTTCAATTTCATTCTTCAAAACCATGCACGCAACGATCTGGTCCTTGACTACATATTAACAAagtttgataatataaaaccaag ATTATTTCCTACAAGtctaacgataaaaaatatcatttcgaATGTTTTTTCTAACGAACAAATATCCAAG GTGAAAAGATTCGCAGAAACTTATTTCAGTCAAGATCCAAACGCTTTGTCAAGCATTATAAAGCTGAtagaaaatcgtaaaaataatcttaaagagtccgtagatatttttacaaagcGATTTGGAAGAAATCAAACTTAA
- the LOC139813639 gene encoding membrane alanyl aminopeptidase-like, translated as MDLFVTGTIHHALHLDVGVLDSVTLNLHDDLEIIFGGEVYSKAPAILRMLHHAVGDEVFRKGIIKYFATKQYMAVTPDDLWSAIQSAKDEASWVPRMRDQNFGIKEVMDTWINQDRYPVLNVTINYETNEMAITQKCFHELIPADNKWWIPISYTKQSFPDFSNTMPNKWLKPDETLRVQINTRGWIIVNLQQTAYCRVYYDTTNLKRIIRYLNSEEYTKIHVLNRAQILDDAFAFVLENQLDGSVFMNLISYLGQERDYMPWRTMFRIITRVVRHFILPESESLKSHILRIFDGLLQYVGYEENPDDDDITKMLRLDATYYACTVGHAECKKRAAIKLSEHLADSDTHKVPQWWQDWTYCFGLAVANRTTWDKMMELYQRTSDTKLLKNLNCAENPDIINNYLHIIASNTMLFKNPDHAFIFNLILQNHARNDLVLDYILTKFDNIKPRLVSTSLTIKNIISNVFSNGQISKVKRFAETYFSQDPNALSNIVNLIEKRKNNLKMSSDIFTKRFGRNQT; from the exons ATGGACCTTTTCGTTACTGGGACCATACACCATGCTCTCCATCTAGATGTTGGCGTATTGGATTCTGTTACATTGAACCTTCACGATGACTTGGAAATCATCTTTGGTGGTGAAGTTTATAGCaaag CTCCAGCTATATTGCGCATGTTACATCATGCAGTGGGCGACGAGGTATTTCGAAAGGGTATCATCAAGTATTTCGCTACAAA gCAATATATGGCGGTCACTCCCGATGATTTGTGGAGCGCCATACAAAGTGCTAAAGACGAAGCCTCTTGGGTCCCTCGTATGCGAGATCAAAATTTCGGAATAAAAGAAGTGATGGATACGTGGATAAACCAAGATCGTTATCCTGTGCTGAATGTGACGATAAATTACGAAACTAATGAAATGGCAATAacacaaaaatgttttcacgAACTTATACCTGCCGATAATAAATGGTGGATACCCATATCCTACACTAAACAGAGCTTTCCGGATTTTTCCAATACTATGCCCAATAAATGGTTAAAACCAGATGAAACTCTTAGAGTCCAAATTAATACAAGAGGTTGGATTATCGTCAATCTACAACAAACTG CATACTGTCGTGTCTATTACGATACCACAAATCTAAAAAGAATCATACGTTACTTAAATTCTGAGGAATACACGAAAATACACGTTCTCAATCGTGCTCAAATTCTGGATGATGCGTTTGCCTTTGTGCTGGAGAACCAATTAGATGGCTCTGTGTTCATGAATCTTATAAGTTACCTAGGACAAGAGAGAGATTATATGCCATGGCGTACAATGTTTCGAATAATAACTCGAGTTGTGAGGCACTTTATACTGCCAGAAAGTGAAAGTCTCAag TCACacatattaagaatttttgatGGGCTTCTTCAGTATGTGGGATACGAAGAAAATCCTGATGATGATGATATCACAAAGATGCTAAGGCTAGATGCCACGTACTACGCATGTACCGTCGGTCACGCGGAATGCAAGAAAAGGGCCGCCATTAAATTAAGCGAACATCTCGCGGATTCTGATACTCACAA AGTTCCACAATGGTGGCAAGATTGGACGTACTGCTTTGGTTTAGCGGTAGCTAATAGGACTACTTGGGATAAAATGATGGAACTATATCAGCGAACATCTGATACGAAACTTTTGAAAAACTTGAATTGTGCTGAAAATCCTGATATCATTAACAACTATTTGCATATTATAGCATCGAATACTATGTTATTTAAGAATCCGGACCATGCATTTATCTTCAATTTAATTCTTCAAAACCATGCACGCAACGATTTGGTCCTGGACTACATATTAACAAagtttgataatataaaaccaAG ATTAGTTTCTACAAGtctaacgataaaaaatatcatttcgaATGTTTTTTCTAACGGACAAATATCCAAG GTGAAAAGATTCGCAGAAACCTATTTCAGTCAAGATCCAAACGCTTTGTCAAACATTGTAAATCTGATAGAAAagcgtaaaaataatcttaaaatgtcctcagatatttttacaaagcGATTTGGAAGAAATCAAACTTAA
- the LOC139810394 gene encoding aminopeptidase N-like — MEFPKLLLHIGLILATVTDLCVADDPNPIHRLPTNSAPFDYNLSLIIPDLEKSNTFHGKIRVTVTIFRDSFNISLHSQGLEINKTATTLTNNTGTYKPTEHTYDHETNILSVHFEQQLFRGTSYILNMKFAGNFSQPDLFGLGGGGFIKIPYTDEERYKKYNRTLAATYFMPNKARRMFPCWDEPGINAIFYISVMHHQKYMALSNWPIREQYNVENDMKWTHFDRTNLVSAYLVGIVIVSDFDRVNNTDQSVNVWCRSSLTSSARFVQSIAERVTPLLEKYTDRTKGVPKIDHVMIPDYNTASMGDWGIIIYRESKVVYDESRDPTFRRKEVASLVAYEIAHQWFGNSITPLWWTDMWLNEGFAVYFQAYFLDKLQIGFKDSRSMDLFVTGAMHHALYRDAGLLGSVTLNLYDDDTLDNQLFVDQVREKAPAILRMLHHAVGDEVFRKGITKYFATKQYSAVTPDDFWKAIKSAEDEPSYPPRYRYYINIKIKEVMDMWIVQNRYPVLNVTMNYETGELAITQKCFHATEGTNNKWWIPITYTDESRLNFSNTMPIFWLEPDETLRISIDTLGWIIVNLQQTAYCRVYYDTGIYEKIIPFLGSQEHTKIHVLNRAQIIDDAYAFLLEDQLESSIFNYLIAYYTFERDYVAWRPMFRILERNEKYFSLPESKGFKLYMVQNFNGVLQHLGYEENPDDDDLTKLLRLEATKWACTVGHAECKRTAAVKLSEHLADPDTHKIPYWWQDWTYCFGLAVANKTTWDKMMKRYVVTLPNDDLLKNLNCAENPDIITNYLNITASNTTLFKDLDHVFIFNLILENHARNDLVLDYILANFDNIKPRLLPATQTIFTIYQNVYSNEQLSKVNTFAGKYFHQDRDALARVTFMIKKRRDILQASVDIFTKRFGKSQTLIDQLQKLDYDEEDVNSGLINQDVASVTITMDQDLSA, encoded by the exons ATGGAATTCccaaaattgttattacataTCGGTTTAATATTGGCTACAGTCACGGACTTGTGTGTCGCTGATGATCCAAATCCAATACATCGTTTACCCACCAACTCAGCACCATTTGATTATAACCTTAGTCTGATTATTCCGGATCTCGAAAAAAGCAATACTTTTCACGGTAAAATCAGAGTCACTGTCACCATTTTTCGCGATTCGTTTAACATAAGCTTACACTCGCAAGGATTAGAAATCAATAAAACGGCGACAACGTTGACGAACAACACAGGAACATATAAACCGACGGAACATACTTATGACCATGAAACGAATATATTATCGGTACATTTCGAACAGCAATTGTTTCGCGGCACATCTTACATCCTGAACATGAAGTTTGCTGGTAATTTCTCTCAACCTGATCTTTTTGGGCTCGGTGGTGgtggttttataaaaattccgtACACAGACGAGGaaagatacaaaaaatataacaggac GTTGGCCGCAACATACTTCATGCCGAATAAAGCCAGACGAATGTTTCCATGTTGGGACGAGCCAGGGATAAATGCTATCTTCTATATCTCCGTGATGCATCATCAGAAATACATGGCATTGTCAAACTGGCCGATCCGAGAGCAGTACAACGTAGAAAATGACATGAAATGGACACACTTTGACCGCACTAATTTAGTGTCCGCTTATCTCGTGGGAATTGTGATTGTATCAGATTTTGATCGCGTTAATAACACGGACCAGTCCGTTAATGTGTGGTGCAGATCGTCTTTGACATCGTCAGCAAGATTCGTGCAGAGCATTGCCGAACGGGTCACGCCGCTCTTGGAAAAGTATACCGATAGAACCAAAGGGGTACCGAAAATAGATCACGTCATGATACCAGATTATAACACCGCCTCGATGGGAGATTGGGGAATCATCATTTACCG CGAATCAAAAGTTGTCTATGATGAAAGCAGAGATCCCACATTTCGGAGAAAAGAAGTGGCGTCGTTAGTAGCATATGAAATCGCACATCAGTGGTTCGGCAATTCCATCACCCCATTATGGTGGACTGACATGTGGTTAAATGAGGGATTTGCTGTGTATTTCCAGGCGTATTTCCTCGACAAG TTGCAAATTGGATTTAAAGATTCGCGGTCAATGGACTTATTCGTTACTGGAGCCATGCACCATGCTCTTTATCGAGATGCTGGGTTATTGGGTTCTGTTACATTGAACCTTTATGATGACGATACCTTGGATAACCAACTCTTTGTTGATCAAGTTCGTGAAAAAG CTCCAGCTATATTGCGCATGTTACATCATGCAGTGGGCGACGAGGTATTTCGAAAGGGTATCACCAAGTATTTCGCTACAAA gCAATATTCGGCGGTCACTCCCGATGATTTCTGGAAGGCCATAAAAAGTGCTGAAGACGAACCTTCTTACCCCCCTAGatatcgatattatattaatatcaaaataaaagaagtgaTGGATATGTGGATAGTCCAAAATCGTTATCCTGTGCTGAATGTAACGATGAATTACGAAACTGGTGAACTAGCAATAACACAAAAATGTTTCCACGCAACTGAAGGTACCAATAATAAATGGTGGATACCCATAACCTACACTGACGAGAGCCGTCTGAATTTTTCCAATACTATGCCCATTTTTTGGTTAGAGCCAGACGAAACTCTTAGAATATCAATTGATACTCTTGGTTGGATTATCGTCAATCTACAACAAACTg CATACTGTCGTGTCTATTACGATACCggaatttacgaaaaaatcATACCTTTCTTGGGCTCTCAAGAACACACGAAAATACACGTTCTCAATCGTGCTCAAATTATCGATGATGCATATGCCTTTTTGCTCGAAGACCAACTAGAAAGCTCCATATTCAATTATCTTATAGCTTACTACACATTTGAGAGAGATTATGTGGCATGGCGTCCAATGTTCCGAATATTAGAACGGAATGAGAAGTACTTTTCACTGCCAGAGAGTAAAGGTTTCAAG TTATACATGGTACAAAACTTTAATGGGGTTCTTCAACATTTGGGATACGAAGAAAATCCTGATGATGACGATCTCACTAAGTTACTAAGGCTAGAGGCCACGAAATGGGCATGTACCGTCGGTCACGCGGAATGCAAGAGAACTGCCGCCGTTAAATTAAGCGAACATTTGGCGGATCCTGATACTCACAA GATTCCATACTGGTGGCAAGATTGGACGTACTGCTTTGGTTTGGCGGTAGCTAATAAGACTACTTGGGATAAAATGATGAAACGATATGTGGTAACATTACCTAATGACGATCTTTTGAAAAACTTGAATTGTGCTGAAAATCCTGATATCATTACCAACTATTTGAACATTACAGCATCGAATACTACATTATTTAAGGATCTGGACCATGTATTTATCTTcaatttaattcttgaaaacCATGCACGCAACGATTTGGTCCTTGACTACATATTagcaaattttgataatataaaacccAG ATTACTTCCTGCAACACAAAcgatatttactatttatcaGAATGTTTATTCTAACGAACAATTGTCCAAG GTGAACACATTTGCGggaaaatatttccatcaaGATCGAGACGCTTTGGCACGAGTtacatttatgataaaaaagcgTAGAGATATACTTCAAGCGTCcgtagatatttttacaaaacgatTTGGAAAAAGTCAAACTTTAATTGatcaattacaaaaattagattatGATGAAGAAGACGTCAATAGTGGGTTGATCAATCAAGACGTTGCGTCTGTTACAATCACGATGGATCAAGACCTATctgcataa
- the LOC139813632 gene encoding aminopeptidase N-like translates to MEILKLLLHIGLILATITDYIIADKTKFIYRLPVNAIPVDYNISLIIPHLKEGNTFHGETSVTVNIVYASFYISLHSQELEINKTATTLINDSIIYKPTAHTYDDETNILTLHFENELYRGNYTLNMKFAGNFSQSGVLDNGFIKIPYTDKKGNRTLAATFFSPNNARRMFPCWDEPAIKAYFMISVMHHQEYRVLSNWPIREKYNVENGMMWTHFDRTFTMSAYLVGIVIVSNFVRIGNADQSDFVWCKSSLTSQARFMHSIAEKITPLLEEYTNRTKGVPKMDHVMIPNYPVDGMEHWGIIIYEESKVVYDENKDPTFRRRNVASLVTHEITHQWFGNFITPSWWSDLWLKEGFASYFQEYFLDKIFEDWRSMDLFVTGTIHHTLHLDVGLMDSVTLNLDDHLYNIFGGEVYNKAPAILRMLHHAVGDEVFRKGIIKHFATKQYMAVTPDDLWSDIQSAKNEASWVPYMRDQNFGIKKVMDTWINQDRYPVLNVTINYETNEMAITQKCFHELIPADNKWWIPISYTKQSFPDFSNTMPNKWLKPDETLRVQINTRGWIIVNLQQTAYCRVYYDTTNLERIIRYLNSEEYTKIHVLNRAQILDDAFAFVLENQLDGSVFMNLISYLGRERDYMPWRTMFRIITRNVRHFILPESGSLKSHLLGILDKLLQHVGYEENPDDHDITKMLRLDATYYACTIGHAECKRRAAIKLSEHLADPDTHKVPQWWQHWTYCFGLAVANRTTWDKMMELYQRTSDTKLLKNLNCAENPDIINNYLHIITSNTTLFSNLDHTFTFNLILQNHARNDLVLDYILTKFDNIKPRLISTSITIQNIILNVFSNGQISKVKRFAETYFSKDPKALSRIIKLIENRKNNLKESADIFTKRFGRNQT, encoded by the exons ATGGAAATCTTAAAATTGTTACTACATATCGGCCTAATATTGGCCACAATCACGGACTATATTATCGctgataaaacaaaatttatctatCGCTTACCCGTTAACGCAATACCAGTTGATTATAACATTAGTCTGATTATTCCGCATCTCAAAGAAGGCAATACTTTTCATGGTGAAACCAGTGTCACCGTCAACATTGTTTACGCATCCTTTTACATAAGCTTACACTCgcaagaattagaaataaataaaacggcGACAACGTTGATAAACGACTCTATAATCTATAAACCGACAGCACATACTTATGACGATGAAACGAATATATTGACGCTACATTTCGAGAATGAATTGTATCGCGGTAATTACACCCTAAACATGAAGTTTGCTGGTAATTTTTCTCAGAGTGGTGTTCTAGACAAtggttttattaaaattccatACACAGATAAGAAAGGAAACAGGAC gttGGCCGCAACGTTTTTCTCGCCAAATAATGCCAGACGAATGTTTCCATGTTGGGACGAGCCAGCGATAAAAGCTTATTTCATGATCTCTGTGATGCATCATCAGGAATACAGGGTATTGTCGAATTGGCCGATACGAGAGAAGTACAATGTAGAAAATGGCATGATGTGGACACATTTTGATCGCACTTTTACAATGTCCGCTTATCTCGTGGGAATTGTGATTGTATCTAATTTCGTTCGCATTGGAAACGCAGACCAGTCCGATTTTGTATGGTGCAAATCGTCTTTGACATCACAAGCAAGATTCATGCATAGTATTGCCGAAAAGATCACGCCGCTCTTGGAGGAGTATACCAATAGAACCAAAGGGGTACCGAAAATGGATCACGTCATGATACCAAATTATCCCGTCGACGGCATGGAACATTGGGGAATCATTATTTACGA GGAATCAAAAGTTGTCTACGATGAAAACAAAGATCCCACATTTCGGAGAAGGAACGTGGCGTCGTTAGTAACGCATGAAATCACACATCAGTGGTTCGGCAATTTTATCACCCCATCTTGGTGGTCCGACCTGTGGTTAAAAGAGGGATTTGCTTCGTATTTCCAGGAGTATTTCCTCGACAag ATATTTGAAGACTGGCGGTCAATGGACCTTTTCGTTACTGGGACCATACACCATACTCTCCATCTAGATGTTGGCTTAATGGATTCTGTTACATTGAACCTTGACGATCACTTGTATAACATCTTTGGTGGTGAAGTTTATAACaaag CTCCAGCAATATTGCGCATGTTACATCATGCAGTGGGCGACGAGGTATTTCGAAAGGGTATCATCAAGCATTTCGCTACAAA gCAATATATGGCGGTCACTCCCGATGATTTGTGGAGCGACATACAAAGTGCTAAAAACGAAGCCTCTTGGGTCCCTTATATGCGAGATCAAAATTTCGGAATAAAAAAAGTGATGGACACGTGGATAAACCAAGATCGTTATCCTGTTCTAAATGTGACGATAAATTACGAAACTAATGAAATGGCAATAacacaaaaatgttttcacgAACTTATACCTGCCGATAATAAATGGTGGATACCCATATCCTACACTAAGCAGAGCTTTCCAGATTTTTCCAATACTATGCCCAATAAATGGTTAAAACCAGATGAAACGCTTCGAGTGCAAATTAATACAAGAGGTTGGATTATCGTCAATCTACAACAAACTG CATACTGTCGTGTCTATTACGATACCACAAATCTGGAAAGAATCAtacgttatttaaattctgAGGAATACACGAAAATACACGTTCTCAATCGTGCTCAAATTCTGGATGATGCGTTTGCCTTTGTGCTGGAGAACCAATTAGATGGCTCTGTGTTCATGAATCTTATAAGTTACCTaggacgagagagagattatATGCCATGGCGTACAATGTTCCGAATAATAACTCGGAATGTGAGGCACTTTATACTGCCAGAGAGTGGAAGTCTCAag TCACACCTATTAGGAATCCTTGATAAGCTTCTTCAGCATGTGGGATACGAAGAAAATCCTGATGATCACGATATCACAAAAATGCTAAGGCTAGATGCCACATACTACGCATGTACCATCGGTCACGCGGAATGCAAGAGAAGGGCCGCCATTAAATTAAGCGAACATCTCGCGGATCCTGATACTCACAA aGTTCCACAATGGTGGCAACATTGGACGTACTGCTTTGGTTTAGCGGTAGCTAATAGGACCACTTGGGATAAAATGATGGAACTATATCAGCGAACATCTGATACGAAACTTTTGAAAAACTTGAATTGTGCTGAAAATCCTGATATCATTAACAACTATTTGCATATTATAACATCGAATACTACATTATTTAGCAATCTGGACCATACATTTACCTTCAATTTAATTCTTCAAAACCATGCACGCAACGATTTGGTCCTGGACTACATATTAACAAagtttgataatataaaaccaAG ATTAATTTCTACAAGTataacaatacaaaatatcattttgAATGTTTTTTCTAACGGACAAATATCCAAG GTGAAAAGATTCGCAGAAACTTATTTCAGTAAAGATCCAAAAGCTTTGTCAAGGATTATAAAGCTGAtagaaaatcgtaaaaataatcttaaagaGTCCgcagatatttttacaaagcGATTTGGAAGAAATCAAACTTAA